The sequence CCCGGCATCTGCTGGAGCGTCTCGGTGAGATTGCGGAAGGCGCGGCGGCCGGCCCGCTTGATCACGGCGGCGCCGAGGACGATCCCGGCGGCCAGCAGGATCACGACGGTCAGCCCGCCCGCGACGTCCGCCACCAGGATGAGCAGCCAGATCTCCAGCACCGCCCAGGCGGCGACGGCGAGGGGTACGAGGGTCCGGGCGCGGGGGCGCCTGCGGGCGGTCGGGGGCGGTGTGCCGGTCGTCATGCCCCCAGTGTGCCTGGCCGCGCGTCCGTACGCCGTAAGGGGGCCGGACGCGGGACGGGTGGGCGGGGGGGGTCAGGGTGTGCGGCGGCCGAGAGCCCGGTTGGTGCGGCTGGTGACGCCCCACGCCGTCACGCGCCAGAGCGCCTCGACGAGGATGTCCCGGCTCATCTTGGAGTCGCCGACCTCGCGGTCCACGAAGGTGATCGGCACCTCGACCACATGGAAGCCGGCCTCGACCGCGCGGCGGGCCAGGTCGACCTGGAAGCAGTAGCCCTGCGAGGCGACCTCGTCCAGGCCGATGCCCTTGAGGGTCCCGGTGCGGAAGGCCCGGTAGCCGCCGGTGACGTCCCGCGTGCGCAGCCCCAGCATCAGCCGGGAGTAGGTGCTGCCGCCGCGGGAGATGATCTCTCGGGACTTGGGCCAGTTGACCACCCGGCCGCCGGGCACCCAGCGGGAGCCGAGGACCAGGTCCGCGCCCTTGAGCGCGGTGAGCAGCCGGGGCAGTTCCTCGGGCTGGTGGGAGCCGTCCGCGTCCATCTCGACCAGGACGCCGTACTCGTGTTCCATGCCCCACCGGAAGCCGGCGAGGTAGGCCGCGCCGAGCCCTTCCTTGCCCTTGCGGTGCAGGACGTGGACCTGGTCGTCGGAGGCGGCCAGCTCGTCGGCGAGCTTGCCGGTGCCGTCGGGGCTGTTGTCGTCGGCGACCAGGATGTCGGCCTCCGGCACGGCCGCGCGCACCCGGCTGACGATCGGCTTGATGTTCTCGGCCTCGTTGTAGGTCGGAATGATCACCAAGACACTGCCGAGCGGGCCGAATTGCCGCTGACCGCCGTCGTTCACTTACTGCCCCTCACGTCCGTACACAGGTGCACACCATATCGAGCGCGGCGGCCCGGATCGCCGACCCGGTCGGGGTGGCGTGGGAGTCGTGGCGGACAGAAGAGCGGAAGTAGGGACAGAAGTGCGGATCGGGGCCCGGTGTCCTTCGGGCCGACCTGGGACCCGCTGGCTGCGGGTCGACCTAGAGCCGTTGTCTACTGAACGTCCGGGCCCCACCCGGGTCGCACCCTCCGTCCGGCTGAAACCTTCCCTCGCCCCCGAGGCGCGGGCGCTGAACCTGGCTGTCAGTGGTGGTGCGCCGGTGCGGCACACCACCCCGTGACCCAGCGGCGTTCGACGACTGCGTGGAGGTTTAACCGGTCGGACGTCCTGTGGTGGACTCGGCCGAACCTACCGGCCGATGGCCGCATTCTGTCAATAGTTGCCTGACCTGCGTCGTTTACCGAACTTGCCTGGTCAGTCCTGAAGATCCCCAGGTAGCGGGAGAGCTGAGCCACCTTCGATCGGCGGTACGAAATGTCCGCACGTCACTCGTTCGGCCTTACGTAGACAGTTTGTCCGAACACCACCGTGCGCAGGCACACCGGGAGGTCGGCCCCGGGGCTCAGGTCCGGCAGCCCCGGCGTCCCCGACCTGGGATCCGTCGACCAGCGCGCGACCCGGTCGTCCGGCGCCTGGACCACCAGCTCGTCGGTGCGCCAGACCGCGTAGTCGGCCGGGGCGCCGGGCACCAGGGTCCCCGCGTCGTCGCGGCCGACGGCCCGCCAGCCGCCCCGGGTGTGGGCGGTGAACCCGGCCCGCACGGAGACGCGGTGTTCGAGGGTGCGGTGGAAGGCGGCCGCCCGCACGGTCCCCCACGGGTCCAGCGGGGTCACCGGGCTGTCGGAGCCGAAGGCGAGGGGCACACCAGCCCGCAGGAGGGCCGCGTACGGGTTCAGGGTGCCGGCCCGCCCGGCGCCCAGCCGCTGGGCGTACATGCCCTCCTCACCGCCCCAGGCGGCGTCGAAGGCGGGCTGGACGGAGGCGGTCAGCCCCAGTTCCGCGAAGGCGGCGACGGTCTCGGGGGTCAGCATCTCCGCGTGTTCGACGCGGTGCCGGGCGGCCCGCACCCGGCCGAGGCCCATCTGCTCGGCGGCGGCCCTGACGCCGGCGACGACCGCCGAGAGCGCCGCGTCCCCGATGGCGTGGAAACCCGCCTGGAGTCCCGCCTCGGTGCAGGCGGCGACGTGGGCGGCGATCTGCGCGGCGTCCAGGTGGGCGGTGCCGCGGTGCGGGGCGTCGGCGTACGGCTCGTGCAGGCAGGCGGTGTGCGAGCCGAGCGACCCGTCCACGAAGAGATCGCCGGCCGCCCCGACCGCGCCCAGCTCGCGGACGCGCAGGGCGTCCTTCTCGTTGCCCACCTGCTCGGCCCAGTAGCCGAAGACGCGGGGCCCCGGCTGCCCGGCGGCGAGCTTCAGCAGCCCGGTGAAGTCGTCCTCGTCGGAGATGTCCGGGCCGCCGCACTCGTGGACCGTGCCGATACCGAGGGACGCGGCGCGGCGCAGCGCGGCACGCTGGGCGTCGGCGCGCTGCCGCGGCGACACGGCGGCGTGGGCGGCCGCGCGCACCGCGTGGTGGGCGGCTGCGGTCAGCGGGCCTTCGGGGTGGTATCCGGCCATCGCGGTGACGCCGGGGACGAGGTCGAGCAGTGCGGTGGTGACGGCCGCGGAGTGCACGTCGACGCGGGGCAGGTAGACGGGCCGGCCGCCTGCCGCCTCGTCCAGTTCGGCGCGCGAGGGCGGGCGCCCCTCGGGCCAGCGGGTGGCGTCCCAGCCGTGCCCCAGGACGACCCGGTCGGCGGGGTGCGAGCCGATGTGGGCGCGGACCAGGGCGAGGGCCTCGCCGAGAGTGCGGGCGCCGGAGAGGTCGAGGCCGGTGAGGGCCAGTCCGGTGGATGTGGTGTGGACGTGGGCGTCGGTGAACGCGGGAGTGACCAGGGCCCCTTCGAGGTCGATCACTTCGTCGACGCCGCTCGCGAAGGCGTCGGCCGCCCCCTCCGAGCCGACCCAGGCGACATGGCCCCGTTCGACCACCATGGCGGTGGCGAAGGGGTCGGCGGGGCTGTGGACGTCTCCACCGCGCAGCAGCACGGTGCGGTGTTCGCTCTGGGGGGCGGTGCTCTCGGTCATGGGGACCAGTCTCCCGCCTGCCGGGGCCGGCCCTGTGCGCGACCCCCTGAAGGGGGTGTCCGGCGCATCCCGTTCAGATCTGCGGCGGGCGTGCCTCGTAGGGGGTCGAGAGGACGACCGTGGTGCGGGTGGAGACCCCGGCGAGCGAGCGGATGCGCGTCAGCAGGTTCTCCAGCTCCAGCGGGGTCGCGACCCGGACCTTGAGGATGTAGTTCTCGTCACCCGCGACGCTGTGGCACGCCTCCAGCTCGGGGACGCCGGCGAGCCGTTCGGCGATGTCGTCCGGTGCGCTCGGGTCGAAGGGCTTGACCGAGATGAACGCGGTCAGGGGCAGGCCGACCGCCTCGGGGTCGACGACCGCGGCGTAGCCCCGGATCACCCCGCGCTGCTCCAGCCTGCGGACGCGCTGATGAACCGCCGAGGTGGACAGGCCGGTGGCCTTGCCCAGGTCGGTGTAGCTCATCCGCCCGTCCTTGACG comes from Streptomyces sp. Mut1 and encodes:
- a CDS encoding polyprenol monophosphomannose synthase, whose amino-acid sequence is MNDGGQRQFGPLGSVLVIIPTYNEAENIKPIVSRVRAAVPEADILVADDNSPDGTGKLADELAASDDQVHVLHRKGKEGLGAAYLAGFRWGMEHEYGVLVEMDADGSHQPEELPRLLTALKGADLVLGSRWVPGGRVVNWPKSREIISRGGSTYSRLMLGLRTRDVTGGYRAFRTGTLKGIGLDEVASQGYCFQVDLARRAVEAGFHVVEVPITFVDREVGDSKMSRDILVEALWRVTAWGVTSRTNRALGRRTP
- a CDS encoding Lrp/AsnC family transcriptional regulator, with amino-acid sequence MEELDRHIVELLVKDGRMSYTDLGKATGLSTSAVHQRVRRLEQRGVIRGYAAVVDPEAVGLPLTAFISVKPFDPSAPDDIAERLAGVPELEACHSVAGDENYILKVRVATPLELENLLTRIRSLAGVSTRTTVVLSTPYEARPPQI
- a CDS encoding amidohydrolase; its protein translation is MTESTAPQSEHRTVLLRGGDVHSPADPFATAMVVERGHVAWVGSEGAADAFASGVDEVIDLEGALVTPAFTDAHVHTTSTGLALTGLDLSGARTLGEALALVRAHIGSHPADRVVLGHGWDATRWPEGRPPSRAELDEAAGGRPVYLPRVDVHSAAVTTALLDLVPGVTAMAGYHPEGPLTAAAHHAVRAAAHAAVSPRQRADAQRAALRRAASLGIGTVHECGGPDISDEDDFTGLLKLAAGQPGPRVFGYWAEQVGNEKDALRVRELGAVGAAGDLFVDGSLGSHTACLHEPYADAPHRGTAHLDAAQIAAHVAACTEAGLQAGFHAIGDAALSAVVAGVRAAAEQMGLGRVRAARHRVEHAEMLTPETVAAFAELGLTASVQPAFDAAWGGEEGMYAQRLGAGRAGTLNPYAALLRAGVPLAFGSDSPVTPLDPWGTVRAAAFHRTLEHRVSVRAGFTAHTRGGWRAVGRDDAGTLVPGAPADYAVWRTDELVVQAPDDRVARWSTDPRSGTPGLPDLSPGADLPVCLRTVVFGQTVYVRPNE